The following are from one region of the Channa argus isolate prfri chromosome 6, Channa argus male v1.0, whole genome shotgun sequence genome:
- the LOC137128852 gene encoding dicarboxylate carrier UCP2-like — protein MVAGGTADRAPTAAVKVFAAGTAGCVADLATFPLDTAKVRLQIQGESKSLLPGQKAQYRGVFGTIFTMVKTEGARSLYNGLVAGLQRQMSFASVRVGLYDTMKQFYTRGSENAGIGTRLLAGCTTGAMAVAFAQPTDVVKVRFQAQVRLPGTTSVTRYSSTIHAYKTIARDEGVKGLWKGCLPNVTRNAIVNCSELVTYDVIKELILKNDLLTDNLPCHFTAAFAAGFCTTIVASPVDVVKTRFMNSVPGQYRGATNCALRMLIKEGPTAFYKGFMPSFLRLGSWNIVMFVSFEQIKRAVAGFQQRWETPQV, from the exons ATGGTCGCTGGCGGGACTGCGGATCGGGCGCCAACAGCTGCTGTCAAGGTCTTTGCAGCTGGAACAGCTGGCTGTGTGGCCGACCTGGCCACTTTTCCCCTGGACACAGCCAAAGTCAGACTGCAG ATTCAGGGTGAATCCAAATCTTTACTGCCAGGCCAGAAAGCACAATACAGAGGTGTGTTTGGTACTATCTTCACCATGGTGAAGACTGAGGGCGCCAGGAGTCTGTACAACGGGCTGGTGGCAGGGCTGCAGAGGCAGATGAGCTTCGCCTCAGTGCGTGTGGGTCTGTACGACACCATGAAGCAGTTCTACACCAGGGGATCAGAAA ATGCTGGAATAGGGACTCGGCTGCTTGCGGGCTGCACCACGGGGGCGATGGCGGTGGCCTTCGCTCAGCCCACCGATGTGGTGAAGGTCAGGTTCCAAGCTCAGGTCCGCCTGCCTGGGACCACCTCTGTGACTAGATACAGCAGCACCATTCACGCGTACAAGACCATTGCCAGAGACGAGGGTGTTAAAGGGCTCTGGAAAG GTTGTCTGCCAAATGTCACTCGTAACGCCATCGTAAACTGCTCCGAGTTGGTGACATATGACGTTATCAAAGAGCTCATCCTGAAAAACGACCTGCTGACAG ACAACCTGCCGTGTCACTTCACCGCAGCCTTCGCAGCAGGTTTCTGCACCACGATTGTAGCGTCTCCAGTGGATGTGGTGAAAACGCGCTTCATGAACTCTGTTCCCGGGCAGTACCGTGGTGCTACTAACTGTGCCTTAAGGATGCTGATTAAAGAAGGACCCACTGCCTTCTATAAGGG ATTCATGCCTTCATTCCTTCGACTGGGTTCCTGGAACATTGTGATGTTTGTGAGCTTCGAGCAGATAAAGAGAGCTGTGGCAGGATTTCAGCAGCGCTGGGAGACCCCACAAGTCTGA